One genomic window of Methanosphaera cuniculi includes the following:
- a CDS encoding Lrp/AsnC family transcriptional regulator — protein MDETDEKILSALVENSRMPISKISQKTNIPDSTISNRIKKLEKNGVIEKYTTILDPEKVGINVSAIIIIQTETEKHENVEKELPKLKEVTDVYTVSGEYDILIKLWAHTLDELNDIINSEIRTIDGIEELRELIVMDVLKEEQLTI, from the coding sequence ATGGATGAAACAGATGAAAAAATACTCTCAGCTCTAGTTGAAAATTCGAGAATGCCCATATCTAAAATATCACAAAAAACAAACATTCCAGATTCAACTATATCAAATAGAATAAAAAAACTTGAAAAAAATGGTGTTATTGAAAAATACACAACAATTCTAGATCCTGAAAAGGTTGGAATTAATGTATCAGCAATTATCATTATTCAAACTGAAACAGAAAAACATGAAAATGTTGAAAAAGAACTACCAAAACTTAAGGAAGTTACAGATGTATACACCGTATCTGGAGAATATGATATTTTAATAAAACTATGGGCTCATACACTAGATGAGTTAAATGACATAATTAACTCAGAGATAAGAACAATAGATGGAATAGAAGAATTACGAGAATTAATAGTAATGGATGTTTTAAAAGAAGAACAACTCACAATATAA
- a CDS encoding glycosyltransferase family 2 protein codes for MSSKPLVSIILLNWNGYDDTLEALESLYQINYPNYNVIVVDNASEDESIQKIEDYANGKIKVETKYTKYHAETKPMKLEKLKESQLDHHVEYTTTGDNKCLLLIENDENYGFARGNNIAIDYTLKYDNPDYVLLLNNDTIVDPDFLTNMVDVALDDDKIALVGPKFYYYDYEDSHDTIWCIGSVVDLDHYPGHHSIMDEPQYDISGNMVECDWVSGAGVLIKTSAIRKVGFLDTNFFFGCEDVDLAVRLKNKGYKIVTVMNSIIWHKVGMSRHKHTTFHTEMNHIKTNLAFIKKHKSNYYMNFPRYAYQILKQYLNALKNKL; via the coding sequence ATGTCAAGTAAACCACTAGTATCAATAATACTACTTAACTGGAATGGATATGATGATACGCTTGAAGCTTTAGAATCATTATATCAGATAAACTATCCAAATTACAATGTAATAGTAGTAGATAATGCATCAGAAGATGAATCCATACAAAAAATAGAAGACTATGCTAATGGAAAAATTAAGGTAGAAACTAAGTATACTAAATATCATGCTGAAACTAAGCCTATGAAGCTTGAAAAACTTAAAGAGTCACAACTAGATCATCATGTTGAATATACAACCACAGGTGATAATAAATGTCTTCTTTTAATTGAAAATGATGAAAATTATGGTTTTGCACGTGGAAATAATATAGCAATTGATTATACGCTAAAGTATGATAATCCAGACTATGTGTTATTGTTAAATAATGATACAATTGTTGATCCTGATTTTCTTACTAATATGGTAGATGTAGCATTAGATGATGATAAAATAGCATTAGTAGGTCCAAAATTCTATTACTATGATTATGAAGATTCACATGATACAATATGGTGTATTGGAAGTGTTGTAGATCTTGATCATTATCCTGGACATCATAGTATAATGGATGAGCCACAATATGATATAAGTGGTAATATGGTAGAATGTGATTGGGTATCAGGAGCAGGAGTACTTATTAAGACAAGTGCAATACGAAAGGTAGGATTTCTTGATACAAACTTCTTTTTTGGATGTGAAGATGTTGATTTAGCTGTTAGACTAAAAAATAAGGGATATAAAATTGTAACTGTTATGAATTCTATAATATGGCATAAAGTTGGAATGTCACGTCATAAGCATACTACTTTTCATACTGAGATGAATCATATTAAGACAAATTTGGCTTTTATTAAAAAACATAAATCAAATTATTATATGAATTTTCCACGTTATGCATATCAGATACTAAAACAATATCTTAATGCTTTGAAAAATAAATTGTAA
- a CDS encoding glycosyltransferase family 4 protein yields MTKQLKIAVFHNLPSGGAKRSLYTYIDYLTKKGHIVDVFIPSTANEDYLPLKDIATNMIEYEVKPSFFREKIYSIFSYVPAIFKKVSVKNVFKAEKKIAEDINQGDYDIVYCEQDQYTMTPIILKYLTKPTIYYCQQPVRRDEILNRVNDQKPKTGIFNNPLIKPFAQYYVEYVETHAYQQDYEFAQYATNLLANSYFSHENILRQYAKNAYVSYIGVDTNKFKPMNLKRENFVLSVGTCIPPKGYDFLIKSIAHIPKEKRPELVIVGNSSDEGWVSYLKNLADRKDVKLDILTMVSDEDLIRLYNMAKVVVYAPYLEPFGYVPLEAMACGTPVVGVKEGGVRETVRHNKTGLLTQRDEQNFADAIITLTEDTELWNRCSANGIAYINSFWTLNQAGERLENHIQRILKKQEDKNKKEEVNVK; encoded by the coding sequence TTGACTAAACAATTAAAAATAGCAGTTTTTCATAATCTTCCATCAGGAGGAGCTAAAAGATCATTATACACATATATTGATTATTTAACAAAAAAAGGACATATTGTTGATGTATTCATACCTTCAACAGCGAATGAAGATTATCTACCACTAAAAGATATTGCAACAAATATGATAGAATATGAGGTAAAACCAAGTTTTTTTCGTGAAAAAATATATTCAATATTTAGTTATGTACCAGCAATATTTAAGAAAGTATCAGTAAAAAATGTTTTTAAGGCAGAAAAAAAGATAGCAGAAGATATAAACCAGGGAGATTATGATATTGTATACTGTGAACAAGATCAATATACAATGACACCAATCATCTTAAAATATTTAACTAAACCAACTATTTACTACTGTCAGCAACCTGTAAGACGTGATGAAATACTAAACCGTGTAAATGATCAAAAACCTAAAACTGGAATATTTAACAATCCACTCATTAAGCCATTTGCTCAATATTATGTTGAATATGTTGAAACACATGCATATCAACAAGACTATGAGTTTGCACAATATGCAACAAACCTTCTTGCAAATTCATACTTTAGTCATGAAAATATACTAAGACAATATGCAAAAAATGCATATGTATCATACATTGGAGTAGATACAAATAAGTTTAAGCCAATGAATCTTAAACGTGAAAACTTTGTATTATCAGTTGGAACATGTATTCCACCAAAAGGATATGATTTTCTAATAAAATCAATAGCACACATACCAAAAGAAAAACGACCAGAACTTGTAATAGTTGGAAATAGTAGTGATGAAGGATGGGTATCATATCTTAAAAACTTAGCTGATAGAAAAGATGTAAAACTTGACATACTAACAATGGTATCAGATGAAGATTTAATCAGATTATATAATATGGCAAAAGTTGTAGTATATGCACCATATCTTGAACCATTTGGATATGTTCCACTTGAAGCTATGGCATGTGGAACACCAGTAGTAGGTGTAAAAGAAGGAGGAGTACGTGAAACCGTACGACATAATAAAACAGGTCTTTTAACTCAACGTGATGAGCAAAACTTTGCAGATGCAATAATAACACTTACAGAAGACACAGAATTATGGAATCGTTGTTCTGCTAATGGAATTGCATATATTAATTCTTTCTGGACACTTAATCAAGCAGGTGAAAGACTTGAAAATCACATTCAACGTATTTTAAAAAAACAAGAAGATAAAAATAAAAAAGAGGAAGTAAATGTCAAGTAA
- a CDS encoding glycosyltransferase family 2 protein has product MNLKMQHEKQIVSIILLNWNGEKDTVECLKSLRKLDYQDYVIYLVDNDSRESSLKYIEKYLNESSYNSDIITSDDLNMYQKPDDVNLIFILNHENAGFAGGNNVALNYLIDNPEVTDYVLLLNNDTIIKPNLIDALLDKLHTDEKIGFIGVPHYYYDNPDKLQTIGGGFIDIKHAEAIACMEDKDEFDFITGSCIFMPIEVLKQIGSLPEDYFMYWEDVDWSTNARNHGYKLVITTDTSIYHKEGASIKSYKRIYYHTRNRIWYMRKYTNSIKYYKFLVYMILFVLKTSTTAKNEDDKDYAKTLKLGLKDALLNNKTII; this is encoded by the coding sequence ATGAATTTAAAAATGCAACATGAAAAACAAATAGTTTCAATAATACTACTTAACTGGAATGGAGAGAAAGATACTGTTGAATGTCTTAAATCTCTTAGAAAACTAGACTATCAGGATTATGTTATTTATCTGGTTGATAATGATTCTAGAGAATCTTCACTTAAATATATTGAAAAATACTTAAATGAAAGTAGTTATAATTCTGATATTATAACATCTGATGATCTTAACATGTATCAAAAACCAGATGATGTAAATCTTATCTTCATATTAAATCATGAAAATGCTGGTTTTGCTGGTGGAAATAATGTTGCATTAAATTACCTGATAGATAATCCTGAAGTTACAGATTATGTACTTCTTTTAAATAATGATACAATCATAAAACCAAATCTCATAGATGCACTCTTAGATAAACTACATACAGATGAAAAAATAGGATTTATTGGAGTTCCACACTACTACTATGATAACCCAGATAAACTTCAAACTATTGGTGGAGGATTTATTGACATAAAACATGCAGAAGCAATAGCATGTATGGAAGATAAAGATGAATTTGATTTTATAACAGGATCATGTATATTTATGCCAATAGAAGTACTAAAACAAATAGGTAGTCTACCTGAGGATTACTTCATGTACTGGGAGGATGTAGATTGGTCTACAAATGCTAGAAATCATGGATATAAACTTGTTATAACAACAGATACAAGTATTTATCATAAAGAAGGTGCATCAATTAAATCATATAAACGAATATATTATCATACAAGAAATCGCATATGGTATATGAGAAAATATACAAATTCCATAAAATACTATAAATTCCTGGTATATATGATTCTTTTTGTACTTAAAACATCAACTACAGCAAAAAATGAAGATGATAAAGATTATGCAAAGACTTTAAAGTTAGGATTAAAAGATGCACTACTAAATAATAAAACCATAATATAA
- a CDS encoding glycosyltransferase family 4 protein, whose product METFNCIFPGLYNYILAKDVGMIPYALSDVYDTSITTYDNDSYTYLKSVLDGKVKLNFLKKNNEDEQADVLDYIKSNAKDIDIIQFYHLRYNLLPSYIRCYRKYNKDGKIYLKLDANNHIIDFLVKRRGIKAALRRYLTKKMFKEIDLISIETKRNYHVLESSGLIDPEKLIYLPDGIKKTDINFKNRENIILYVGKIERKNKSVDMLLKAASDADMRDWKIMLIGEIEDDMKIFIKEYFKENPNMIDKVILKGYITDKEELSQYYAKAKIYCCCSKIESFGIALLEAAYHGNYIISTDVGASYDIIHLTKYGMIINHNTQNLKNTLEHVIKNWNHIQQDPRKISNTIYKHYGWPNLAKKLEEKLK is encoded by the coding sequence TTGGAAACTTTTAACTGTATTTTTCCAGGATTATATAATTATATTCTTGCAAAGGATGTTGGAATGATACCATATGCACTATCAGATGTTTATGATACATCTATTACAACTTATGATAATGATTCATATACTTATCTTAAAAGTGTACTTGATGGAAAAGTTAAACTTAATTTTCTTAAAAAAAATAATGAAGATGAACAAGCTGATGTGTTAGATTATATTAAAAGTAATGCAAAAGATATTGATATTATACAATTTTATCATCTAAGATATAATTTACTTCCATCATACATACGATGTTATCGTAAATATAATAAAGATGGAAAGATTTATCTTAAACTTGATGCTAATAATCATATAATTGATTTTCTTGTTAAAAGACGTGGAATAAAAGCAGCACTAAGACGTTATCTTACAAAGAAAATGTTTAAAGAAATAGATTTAATTAGTATTGAAACCAAAAGAAACTATCACGTATTAGAAAGTAGTGGACTTATTGATCCTGAAAAACTAATCTATTTACCAGATGGCATAAAAAAGACAGATATCAACTTTAAAAACCGTGAAAATATCATACTTTATGTAGGTAAAATAGAACGTAAAAACAAATCAGTGGACATGCTACTAAAAGCAGCTTCAGATGCAGATATGCGAGACTGGAAAATCATGCTAATAGGAGAAATAGAAGATGACATGAAAATATTCATAAAAGAATACTTCAAAGAAAATCCAAACATGATAGATAAAGTAATACTAAAAGGATACATAACAGATAAAGAAGAACTATCACAATACTATGCAAAAGCCAAGATATACTGCTGTTGTTCAAAAATCGAAAGCTTTGGAATAGCACTACTAGAAGCTGCATATCATGGAAACTATATTATATCAACAGATGTAGGAGCATCCTATGATATCATACATCTAACTAAGTATGGAATGATAATCAACCACAACACACAAAATCTAAAAAACACTCTAGAACATGTGATAAAAAACTGGAATCATATACAACAAGATCCACGAAAAATATCAAACACAATCTATAAACACTACGGATGGCCAAACTTAGCTAAAAAATTAGAAGAAAAACTAAAATAA
- the cobI gene encoding precorrin-2 C(20)-methyltransferase translates to MPIGKLYGIGVGPGDPELLTVKAARLIDETDIIFAPQSKSGKPSVALNIVQDYVDKRDIPCEIYQPLFPMTEDKEELQRSWDEATDVLYEKLEQGKSAVFVTLGDPTVFSTFSYISSRLQNKGVEVELVPGITSFTACAARAGVQLTEQDDIMVVVPQVSEKLTKILPYVDTVVAMKTSRHLDVLEDCINQDPRQKDIVSVQNCTMDDENIVHGFVDNKKYFSTSIIKFRK, encoded by the coding sequence ATGCCAATAGGAAAATTATATGGGATCGGTGTAGGACCAGGAGATCCTGAACTTTTAACAGTAAAAGCAGCAAGACTAATTGATGAAACAGATATTATATTTGCACCACAATCAAAAAGTGGAAAGCCAAGTGTAGCACTAAATATAGTACAAGATTATGTTGATAAACGAGATATTCCATGTGAAATATATCAACCACTATTTCCAATGACAGAAGATAAAGAAGAACTTCAACGTTCATGGGATGAAGCAACAGATGTATTATATGAAAAATTAGAACAAGGAAAAAGTGCAGTATTTGTAACACTAGGTGATCCAACAGTATTTAGTACATTTTCATACATCTCATCACGATTACAAAATAAGGGAGTAGAAGTAGAACTTGTACCTGGAATTACATCATTTACTGCATGTGCAGCAAGAGCAGGAGTACAATTAACAGAACAAGATGATATTATGGTAGTTGTACCACAAGTATCTGAAAAATTAACAAAAATACTACCATATGTTGATACAGTAGTTGCAATGAAAACATCAAGACATTTAGATGTGCTTGAAGATTGTATAAATCAAGATCCACGTCAAAAAGATATTGTATCTGTACAAAACTGTACAATGGATGATGAAAATATTGTTCATGGATTTGTTGATAATAAAAAGTACTTCTCAACAAGTATTATTAAATTCAGAAAATAA
- a CDS encoding helicase C-terminal domain-containing protein: MNTIFCPDCGMLKNKCVCSDKQQTQFSKITRPTDDEKKQLQQAHPDIDPEIIENFPFKTARENQLELIQEILDAFDSGKKYIILEAGTGTGKSAIAATIGQILQPAYILTMTKQLQRQYADEFGYAQVKGRNNFNCLDSGMLNSCEQGTCQTIRKTDDFTCPHGITIEKADKKDMTKNDEDYYTTPFTFKSSEHCPYWNQKSAAIEDPITLLNYDYAYLEFNYVQHFQKRNVMILDEAHNIENKIMQKLELNIYEQQLKKDIKKSIPNAFKKFNEASEWLIFLETILDAYNQLKTVLYTKQKADRIESTKRRLAEIIENIRNSPDDWIVSVDEDHVSFKPLKVDKYAEKMLFQYADKVLFMSATILDKDLFCKWLGLDSDDVYYINYPSPFKKEQRPIHMKLVGPMSKRALWHTAPRTIPVLREIMQKHEHDKGLIHTSSYKCQKYITKHILDERILSHTPKNRDKTLNDFEKSEKPHILVSPSMSEGVDLPYEKCQFQIIYKIPYPYLGDKQINERRKIDPQWYAYKTIMTLMQAYGRGMRAENDNCDTYILDKNIQSLLNNRMYKRLIPDFFKEAIINE, translated from the coding sequence ATGAATACAATATTTTGTCCAGACTGTGGAATGCTAAAAAATAAATGTGTATGTTCAGATAAACAACAAACACAATTTTCTAAAATAACAAGACCAACAGATGATGAAAAAAAACAATTACAACAAGCACATCCTGATATTGACCCTGAAATAATAGAAAACTTCCCATTTAAAACAGCACGTGAAAACCAACTAGAACTAATACAGGAAATACTTGATGCATTTGATTCAGGAAAAAAATACATAATACTAGAAGCTGGAACAGGAACAGGTAAAAGTGCAATTGCTGCAACAATCGGACAAATTCTACAACCAGCATACATACTAACAATGACCAAACAATTACAACGTCAATATGCTGATGAGTTCGGATATGCACAGGTAAAAGGACGTAATAATTTCAACTGTCTTGATAGTGGAATGCTTAATAGTTGTGAACAAGGAACATGTCAAACAATACGAAAAACAGATGACTTTACATGTCCCCATGGAATAACAATAGAAAAAGCTGATAAAAAAGATATGACAAAAAATGATGAAGACTACTACACTACTCCCTTCACATTTAAATCATCAGAACACTGCCCATACTGGAATCAGAAATCCGCAGCAATAGAAGATCCAATAACACTACTAAATTATGATTATGCTTATCTTGAATTTAACTATGTACAACATTTCCAGAAAAGAAATGTAATGATACTAGATGAAGCACATAATATAGAAAATAAGATCATGCAAAAACTAGAACTTAACATCTATGAACAACAACTAAAAAAGGACATAAAAAAATCAATACCAAATGCATTTAAGAAATTCAATGAAGCATCAGAATGGTTAATATTCCTTGAAACAATACTAGATGCATACAATCAGCTTAAAACAGTACTTTACACAAAACAAAAAGCAGATCGTATTGAATCAACCAAAAGACGTTTAGCTGAGATAATTGAAAACATACGAAATAGTCCTGATGATTGGATAGTATCAGTAGATGAAGATCATGTCTCATTTAAACCACTTAAGGTTGATAAGTATGCTGAGAAAATGCTCTTCCAATATGCTGATAAAGTACTTTTCATGAGTGCAACAATACTAGATAAAGACCTGTTTTGTAAATGGCTTGGTCTTGATAGTGATGATGTATACTACATAAATTATCCAAGTCCATTTAAAAAAGAACAAAGACCAATACATATGAAACTAGTAGGACCAATGTCAAAACGAGCATTATGGCATACAGCACCAAGAACAATACCAGTCTTACGTGAAATAATGCAAAAACACGAGCATGATAAAGGATTAATACATACAAGCAGTTATAAATGCCAAAAATACATAACAAAACACATTCTAGATGAACGAATACTTTCACATACTCCTAAAAATCGTGATAAAACACTAAATGACTTTGAAAAATCAGAAAAACCACATATACTAGTAAGTCCTTCAATGTCAGAAGGAGTAGATTTACCATATGAAAAATGTCAATTTCAGATTATCTATAAAATACCATACCCATATCTTGGTGATAAACAGATAAATGAAAGACGAAAAATAGACCCACAATGGTATGCTTATAAGACAATAATGACACTAATGCAAGCATATGGACGTGGAATGCGTGCAGAAAATGATAACTGTGATACATATATTTTAGATAAAAACATACAAAGCTTGCTTAATAATCGTATGTATAAAAGACTTATACCAGACTTCTTTAAAGAAGCAATAATAAATGAATAA
- a CDS encoding ATP-dependent DNA helicase — MKYVTINGKKVLEDIKREASDDQKFINYDHILNAFKLTDDEVFECLEQLESQDFIELNKTLKILSYKDIDAPYKIVDKEYLNTHITNLKRLKDEYCPFIDEQIIENYPYTITQHNYLKDIQKTYNHLKNSDKKYILIESEDTLASQIITSSIAELINDTYIITHDKQKNENYKQIARFTEYKNRENFNCMEAGILDIQNNGQLKRCSEGRCLEKPDLLADEEFHCKFDVTDKQLQENPDIVCCPYINHKQKIQNTNITLINYTDALNELNNSTLPKRKLIILDDVHKAEKYLMNHIVFKISKNDLKEDLAYHMDNTKLSIPEAIDKVDEILTLYNKAYHADRKYEIKLKLMNLTKTLKKDQDNWVCIVDDEYLTFKPINIQKYTQKYLTDYADKIILTSNNIQNRELLLKWLNIDKNDVAFIKVNKKNTQHTRPIIMNLIGAMSKKKRNKTKPKTKPVIHDILRQYPENKGIIYTSDIELQKYIQDEIQDPRLIFNTDDENMIKTFNESSDPLIIVTSDFNYSDINYDNVSFQVVYKIPYPPLKDEQIKQRKNQEEEWYIYQAINNLCEIYMKAYENTDDITTTYILDSGIKTILDNKNYIQLIPEFIKDKIEK, encoded by the coding sequence ATGAAATATGTAACAATAAATGGAAAAAAAGTATTAGAAGACATAAAACGTGAAGCATCAGATGATCAGAAATTCATCAACTATGATCATATACTTAATGCATTTAAACTAACAGATGATGAAGTATTTGAATGTCTAGAACAACTAGAATCACAGGATTTCATAGAATTAAATAAAACACTAAAAATACTTTCATACAAAGATATTGATGCACCATATAAAATAGTAGATAAAGAATACCTAAATACTCATATAACAAATCTTAAAAGACTAAAAGATGAATACTGCCCATTTATAGATGAGCAAATAATAGAAAACTATCCATATACCATAACACAACACAACTACCTAAAAGACATACAAAAAACATATAATCATCTGAAAAATTCTGATAAAAAATACATACTAATAGAATCAGAAGACACACTAGCCTCACAGATAATAACAAGTAGCATAGCAGAGCTAATAAATGATACATACATCATAACACATGATAAACAAAAAAATGAAAACTACAAACAAATAGCAAGATTTACTGAGTATAAAAATCGTGAAAACTTCAATTGTATGGAAGCAGGAATACTTGATATTCAAAATAATGGTCAATTAAAACGATGTAGTGAAGGTAGATGTCTTGAAAAACCAGATCTACTAGCTGATGAGGAATTTCACTGTAAATTTGATGTGACAGACAAACAACTACAAGAAAATCCTGACATTGTATGTTGTCCATATATTAACCATAAACAAAAAATACAAAATACAAACATTACACTCATAAACTATACTGATGCATTAAATGAATTAAACAATAGTACTCTACCTAAACGTAAACTAATAATACTTGATGATGTTCACAAGGCAGAAAAATATCTGATGAATCATATAGTATTTAAAATATCAAAAAATGACCTAAAAGAAGATCTAGCATATCATATGGATAACACCAAGCTAAGCATACCTGAAGCAATAGATAAGGTTGATGAAATACTAACTCTTTATAATAAAGCATACCATGCAGATCGTAAATATGAAATTAAACTTAAACTAATGAATCTAACAAAAACACTAAAAAAAGATCAGGATAACTGGGTTTGCATAGTAGATGATGAATATCTAACATTTAAGCCAATAAACATACAAAAATACACCCAAAAATACCTAACAGATTATGCTGATAAGATAATACTAACATCAAACAACATTCAAAATCGTGAACTACTATTAAAATGGCTAAATATAGATAAAAATGATGTAGCCTTCATCAAAGTAAATAAGAAAAACACACAACACACACGACCAATCATAATGAACCTAATAGGTGCAATGTCTAAGAAAAAACGAAACAAAACCAAGCCTAAAACAAAACCTGTAATACATGATATACTCAGACAATACCCAGAAAATAAGGGAATAATTTACACATCAGACATAGAACTTCAAAAATACATACAAGATGAAATCCAGGATCCACGATTAATATTTAACACAGATGATGAAAATATGATAAAAACATTTAATGAATCATCAGATCCACTCATAATTGTAACATCAGACTTTAATTATAGTGATATAAACTATGATAACGTATCATTCCAGGTAGTATATAAAATACCATATCCACCACTAAAAGATGAACAAATCAAACAAAGAAAAAATCAAGAAGAAGAATGGTACATATACCAGGCAATAAACAATCTATGCGAGATATACATGAAAGCATATGAAAACACAGATGATATAACAACAACATACATACTTGATAGTGGTATTAAAACAATACTAGATAATAAAAACTACATACAACTAATACCAGAATTCATTAAAGATAAAATAGAAAAATAA
- a CDS encoding aspartate aminotransferase family protein has translation MDSQQIEDMTNKYVMNTYGRYDLVIDHAHGCIVYDMDGNEYIDCVAGIAVNNIGHTNDKVAIVLAEQSKKLIHVSNLYYTQEQASYAKKLVERSPHDRVFFANSGAEANEAAIKLARKYTGKGEIISMNNSFHGRTLVTITATGQPKYQKGFEPLPAGFKHVDYNDIKAVEDAITDDTAAVLVEPIQGESGVRVPDEDYLPQLRKLCDEKGILLIFDEVQTGFGRTGKFFASEITNVIPDITTCAKAIAGGIPMGAMLASETVASAFKPGDHASTFGGTALACSVASCVLDIFDDLDLVEKSYNNGQYFRDALELLKDKHSCIKDVRGHGLMIGVELDYACGDLVAKAQEKGVLINVANGNVIRLVPPLIITKEEIDQVVKVIDEILP, from the coding sequence TTGGATTCACAACAAATAGAAGACATGACAAATAAGTATGTGATGAATACATATGGACGTTATGATTTAGTAATAGATCATGCACATGGATGTATTGTGTATGATATGGATGGAAATGAATATATTGACTGTGTAGCAGGAATTGCTGTAAATAATATTGGACATACCAATGATAAAGTAGCAATTGTACTTGCTGAACAATCAAAAAAATTAATACATGTATCAAACTTATACTACACCCAAGAACAAGCAAGTTATGCTAAAAAACTTGTTGAAAGATCACCACATGATAGAGTATTTTTTGCAAATAGTGGGGCTGAAGCTAATGAAGCTGCAATAAAACTTGCACGAAAATACACAGGTAAAGGTGAAATTATATCAATGAATAATTCATTCCACGGAAGAACTCTTGTAACAATTACAGCAACAGGACAACCAAAATATCAGAAAGGATTTGAACCACTACCAGCAGGATTTAAACATGTGGATTATAATGATATAAAAGCAGTAGAAGATGCAATAACAGATGACACAGCAGCAGTACTAGTAGAACCAATTCAAGGTGAAAGTGGTGTACGTGTACCAGATGAAGACTACCTACCACAACTACGTAAATTATGTGATGAAAAAGGAATACTTCTCATATTTGATGAAGTACAAACAGGATTTGGACGTACTGGTAAATTCTTTGCATCAGAAATAACAAATGTAATACCTGATATAACAACCTGTGCAAAAGCAATAGCAGGTGGAATACCAATGGGAGCAATGCTAGCATCAGAAACTGTTGCAAGTGCATTTAAACCAGGAGATCATGCATCAACCTTTGGTGGAACAGCACTAGCATGTAGTGTAGCATCATGTGTACTTGACATATTTGATGATCTAGACCTTGTTGAAAAATCATATAACAATGGACAATACTTCCGTGACGCTTTAGAACTACTTAAAGATAAACATTCATGCATCAAAGATGTGCGAGGACATGGACTAATGATAGGAGTAGAACTAGACTATGCATGTGGAGATCTAGTTGCAAAAGCACAAGAAAAAGGAGTACTAATAAACGTTGCAAACGGAAATGTAATACGACTAGTACCACCACTTATAATAACAAAAGAAGAAATTGACCAAGTAGTAAAAGTAATCGATGAAATACTACCATAA